One window from the genome of Aphelocoma coerulescens isolate FSJ_1873_10779 chromosome 19, UR_Acoe_1.0, whole genome shotgun sequence encodes:
- the RNFT1 gene encoding E3 ubiquitin-protein ligase RNFT1 — MRRHKLEKTPGEDPTMQPSCAHLHSIQGSADDSSSSPRLSGEGSCHSSTGDVRIQLSSSAGESRENATSRASRPGSQSRSHGHAHGEAGGLEDAAPEPEEQGSSSLSELRYLLQWLHKSLPYLLILCVKLLMQHITGISLGIGLLTTYAYANKSIVNQVFLRERCSKLQCTWLLLYLSGSSLLLYYTFHSQSLYHSLIFLSPTVDFTNFWEVLWIVGVTDFILKFLFMGLKCFILLVPSFIMSFKSKGYWYMLLEELCQYYRMFVPIPVWFRYLIAYGELDTALGWTLGILLGLLYLILKLLNIFGQWRNFRQVLRIFFTRPHYGVPASKRQCSESDDICSICQAEFQKPILLICQHTFCEECISLWFNREKTCPLCRTVISDHVNKWKDGATSMHLQIF; from the exons ATGAG GAGACACAAATTAGAAAAAACTCCAGGAGAAGACCCCACCATGCAACCCAGCTGCGCTCATCTCCACAGCATCCAGGGAAGCGCTGATGACTCTTCCTCCTCGCCGAGGCTGTCGGGAGAGGGCTCCTGCCACTCCAGCACAGGGGACGTGCGCATCCAGCTGAGCTCCAGCGCGGGGGAATCCAGGGAAAACGCGACCTCCCGGGCCTCCAGGCCGGGCTCCCAGAGCCGCTCCCACGGGCACGCCCATGGGGAAGCAGGAGGGCTCGAGGATGCCGCTCCAGAGCCggaggagcagggcagcagctccctctcGGAGCTGCGGTATCTCCTGCAGTGGCTGCACAAGAGCCTGCCCTATCTCCTGATCCTGTGTGTCAAACTGCTCATGCAGCACATAACTG GCATTTCTCTTGGAATTGGGCTGCTAACAACTTATGCGTATGCAAACAAAAGCATAGTAAATCAGGTTTTTCTGAGA GAACGGTGCTCCAAGTTGCAATGCACTTGGTTATTACTCTACCTAAGTGGATCATCTCTCCTCTTGTATTACACCTTCCACTCTCAGTCCTTGTATCACAG CTTAATCTTCTTAAGCCCCACTGTGGATTTTACGAACTTCTGGGAGGTGCTTTGGATTGTGGGAGTCACAGACTTTATTCTGAAATTCCTCTTCATGGGCTTGAAGTGCTTTATTCTCCTGGTGCCTTCTTTTATCATGTCCTTTAAATCCAAG GGCTACTGGTACATGCTGTTAGAAGAACTCTGCCAGTATTACCGTATGTTTGTCCCCATACCAGTTTGGTTCCGTTATCTCATTGCCTATGGGGAGCTGGACACTGCACTGGGATGGACCCTTGGGATTCTGCTGGGCCTTCTCTACCTCATCCTCAAG cTTTTGAACATTTTTGGACAATGGAGAAACTTCAGGCAGGTCCTACGGATATTTTTTACACGCCCA CACTATGGGGTGCCAGCCAGCAAGAGACAGTGCTCTGAATCTGATGATATTTGTTCCATTTGCCAAGCTGAATTTCAGAAGCCTATTCTGCTGATCTGTCAG CACACATTTTGTGAAGAATGCATCTCTTTATGGTTTAATAGAGAAAAAACCTGTCCACTCTGCAGAACTGTTATTTCAGACCATGTTAACAAGTGGAAGGATGGAGCCACATCTATGCATCTACAGATTTTCTAA